The genomic segment AGATTATGGTAGTAAGGCAATTTCTGTATATGACTTTGATAATGATTATCTGTTAATGTGGAATTTAGGAGCTGCGAAAAAACAAAATAAGCCCTCAAGTGGACGAGGTATGTCTTCTTTAGCTTCTGTATTAGGTAGAGTGAATTATAATCTGAAAGAGAGGTATTTGTTTACAGCATCATTTCGCTATGATGGTTCTAGTAAATTTTCAAAGGATAACCGTTGGGCATTTTTCCCGTCAGTGGCTCTTGCTTGGAGAGCTTCAGAGGAATCATTCATCAAGAATTGGAATGTCTTTAGTAATTTGAAGTTACGTGCCAGCTATGGTCAAACTGGTAATCAGGCTATAGGCTCATATCAAACTGTTTCATCGTTATCTCCGGTTGGTTCTGCATTGAATGGTTCTATCGTAAGTGGAGGTGTTGATTCATTCTTGAATAATACACAGTTGATTTGGGAAACAACAGAACAGACGGATTTAGGACTTGAAATGGGATTCTTCGATAACCGTTTGAATTTTACAGTTGATTTGTATCATAAAAAGACGAGAGACTTATTACAAAACATAATCATTCCGTCCAGTACCGGATTTGGTTCTAAAATTGTAAACTCCGGTAATATGATCAACCGTGGTTTAGAATTGTCTATGAAAGCATTTATTATAGCACAGAAGAATTTTGGTTGGGACATCAATGCTAACATTGCTTTTAATAAGAACAAGATAAAAGGTTTGAAGACCGACCAGTTTGCACAAGCTCTGTGGTCAGATGTTGACCAAGTGTTTATTCAGCGGAATAATTGTCCGGTAGGATATATTTATGGCTATGTTGAAGATGGATTCTATGATAATGAAGCTGAAGTACGTGCAGATCCCGCATATGCCAATGCTTCGAGTGCTGTTATCCGTTCTAAACTTGGTGAAATCAAATATAAAGATTTGGATGGAAAGCCCGGAATTACTTCGGATGACCGAACGATAATTGGAGATGTCAATCCAAATTTCACCTTTGGTTTCACAAATAATTTCCAATGGAAAGACTTGTCTTTGAGTATGTTCTTCCAAGGAAGTGTGGGAAATGATATCTTTAATGGTAATTTGATGGAGCAAAAAATGGTGGAAGTTAGTAATATAACGCAGGAAGCCTATGACACACGTTGGACTCCGGACAATTACGAAAATGCGAAGTGGCCTAAACCGACAGAGAATATGAGCAGACAACTCCAAGTATCAGATCGATTTGTAGAAGATGGTTCATATTTGAGATTAAAAAGTCTGAATGTGGAATATAAGTTTAGATCACCTGTGAAATTTGTTAACTCATTGACGGTTGGCGTTACAATGACGAATTTGTTTACGATTAGTAATTATAGTTGGTATGATCCGGAAGTTAACGCATTCGGTGGAGATGCTTCTCGTAGAGGAGTAGATGTATTCTCTTATCCGTCTAATCGTACTTATTCATTGAATTTTAAATTAGTATTATAGTTAATTCTTTATATTATGAAGATCAGATTGTTAATAGCTTTGTTAATAGCCTCTGTTACTATTACTTCGTGTAATGACTTTTTAACAGAAAAGGAATATGATTTTATAGGTCCCGGTCTTGTCGGCGATTCAGAAGATTCAAAAGAATATTGGTTAAATGGAGTGTATTCAACATTTAATTCCGGAGAGTACTTCTTATATGGCGCGTTTGAACAGATGTGGGAATTGGATAGTGATGATGTGACGGGACCGGCTTGGGCGATGTCCGGTATTGGAGCTGGAGTTTTTACTGAGTTTTGGGGATATAATGTAACATGGACAGGACCTTATAATATTATCCATCGTGCAAATCAAGCCCTGCTTAGAGTAGCTGAAATGGGTTCATTGTCAGAAGAATCTAAGAATGATGCGCTTGGACAGTTATATTTTCTGCGGGCATTTGCTTATTTCCAGTTGGTAAGAGCTTATGGACCGTGCCCTATTCATGAAACGTCTGTATCTGAAGGAGATGAACCTCACAAACCTCGTGCAGCGGTATCAGAAGTGTATGCTCAGATTATAAAAGATTTGAAAATGGCAGAGACTCTTATGTTTTCTATGAAGTCTCAGGAACATAAACCGGGTCGTCCTGCCAGTGGTGCTGCCAGTTTGCTGTTAGCAAAAGTTTATCTGACTATGGCATCGGGGGCTGCTCCGGCCGGAACGGAAGTTACAGTATTGGGAGGACCTGCGTTTAAGGATGAAAATGGAACACGTGTGAAAATTGCGAAGCCGGCTCCGATTACTTATGCTAAAAGTGTAGTTGCCGGTTATGAGGTTTTTGATTCTCAAGAGTATTTTAAGTTAGCCAAAGAGAAAGCTTATGAAGTAATTCAGAGTGGCGATTATGAGTTGTTTAAAACTTGGGGTGAAATCTGGAAAATCGAGAACCGTAATACGAAAGAACATATGTTCTCTTTACAGTCTCTTTCAAGCGATTCATCATTAGGCAATTCGTTGGCATATAATTTTATTGGGCTAATGAATCTTACTACAATGCACCGTAAGGAAGGTGGATGGTTTGGCTTGCGTTCACATTGGTATGAATTGTTCGAAGAGCAGGATGCCAGAATATTGGAAGGTGTTGTTCATAGATGGACCGGTGATCCGGAGTTGGAAACAGGACAATACCGTTATTATCCGGAAAAGCATAAAGATAAAGTTGAAGCAGAAGATCCGACTTATGGATATAAAAAGGAGGATGTATATTTTGATTTTGATCAAAATGCTATTGCAAGATTGACAAAATTCTTCTGTACATCAGATCCGACTCAAAGATATGGAGATTTCCCTTATCCGTGGTTGCGTTATGCTGAGGCTTTCCTGATTTTTGCTGAAGCTGAAAATGAATTGAATGGTCCGACTTCAGATGCTTATGCTGAATTAAATAAAATTCGGAGACGTAGCAATGCTTCGGATGCACCGGCAAATATGAATAAAACGGAATTTCGTTCATTCGTATTGGAAGAGCGTCGTAGAGAATTGGCATTGGAAGGTAACCGACGTTGGGATTTGGTTCGTTGGGGAATCTATTTGCCTGTAATGAATGATATCGATATCGATGAGAACAATGTGATAAAGCGTCGTGAAAGTAGAAGTTTGTTATTCCCTATTCCTGTAGGTGAAATAGATTCAAACGATGCGATATTGGAGAATAATCCTGGGTGGTAATTTAAAAATGGAAAATTATGAAAAGTAAATTTTGTTCTTTTATGATACTTTGTGCACTATTGTTTGTAGCTTGCGATAATGATACAGACAATATGGCTCAACCTCAGGTAATGAAAATTACTTCAACTACAGATTTAGAGACATCGTTGAGTGCTTGTAACTTAGGCGACTGGGTAGTTGTTCATGGTGAGGGGTTGGATAATGTTACTTCAATCAATGTGAACGGAGTAGAACTTAATATTAGAGATGTCTTTCGGGAAGCGAATCGGATAACGCTGCAAATTCCTCGTGAACTTCCTGAAGGAGAACCTACAAATAAGATTAGAGTAAATGTTGCGGGCCTTGTTGCAGAAACTGACCTTGCTGTGTCAATTCCGGATTTAATTGTTACAGGTTTGGACAATGAATGGGCAGTTGCCGGGGAGACGGTGAAAGTGTGTGGTAACAACTTTGATTTATATGATGTGACGGCAGATGCTGGAGAGGTGTTCTTTGGTGATGTCAAAGCTGAAATTACTGAAACGCAAGCCACTTTTGTAACAGTAGTAGTACCTAATGGAGTATCGAATAAAAGCCAGATTAAAGTGGTAAGTAAAAAATCAACTGTAATTGCTCCTGTGCTATACCGCGATGATACTAATCTTTTTGAAGGTTTTGAAGGTGGATTTGGTTGGGCTGGAACGGACAACTTGGTTACAGATGGAAGTCGTGAAGGCGATATTGCACCTTGTAATGGTAAGTATTTTTATATGAATGAAGTTCTTCATGCCAATTGGTATATTTTTATAGCTAATGCAGTTATGTGGCCTAAGGAAATGTGGGAAAATCCTGAAAATTGGTGCATGAAGTTTGAAATGTTTACACAAAAACCTTTCAGTGGCAACTACTTCCAATTTGATCAAACTCATTATCTGTGGAAACCAGAAGAGCATGGAGTAACTAATACTCATGGTAAGTGGCAAACAATGGTTTTAGAGATGACCGATGTTCTATTTGAAGGGTATACTCAAAATCCGGAAGCTGCTTTCTTATTCCAAATATCTCTTCATGGAGGAAATGCGGAAACAGTGGACATAGGACTTGATAATTTCCGCTTATATAGAAAAAATTAATTTTAGTTATTTGAGAGCCTGTTTGAATTTTGTTATAAGGCGATTTGAACAGGCTCTTATTAAATGTACGTAAACTATGCATCGTTTTAGATTTTTAATATTATTCTTTTCTTTTGTACTGGTTCTTCATTCGTGCTCTAACACTGAAGATAAATTTGTTAGAATCAACAACTCTCATTTTGAAGTGAATGGTAAGCCCTATTATTTTGTCGGTACAAATTTCTGGTATGGGGCAATTTTGGCTTCTCAGGGTGAAGGAGGCGATAGAGAGCGTTTGGTTCAAGAATTAGATTATTTAGATTCTATTGGAATAAATAATTTACGTATATTAATCGGAGCCGATGGACAAGACGGAACACTGACCAAAGTGATGCCAACTTTGCAAAAGTTACCGGGTGTTTATAATGATACTATTTTTGATGGTTTGGATTTCCTTTTGGCAGAAATGGGAAAAAGGGAGATGTACGCTGTCTTGTATTTTACAAATAGCTGGGAATGGAGTGGAGGCTATGGACAATATTTGGAATGGACCGGACATGGAGTGGCTCCTATACCATCTAAAGATGGCTGGAATACATATATTGATTATGTATCGCAATATGCAACTTGTGACGAATGCACTGAGTTGCTGAAAAAGCATATAACAAATGTTGTAAATAGGGTTAATTCTTATACAGGTGAAAAATATATAGATGATCCTACGATTTTCTCATGGCAAATTTGCAATGAACCACATGCATTTGGTGATGAGAATAAAGAAGCGTTTGAGAATTGGATGACAGAAGTGGCGAAACACATACGCTCTTTGGACCCCAATCATTTGATTTCTTCCGGTTCTGAAGGTATTGCAGGATCTGAATTTGATAAATCTCTTTATGAACGTATTCATACAAAATCGGATATTGATTATTTCACATTGCACATTTGGCCGCTCAACTGGGGATGGGTTGACGGAAGTAATATGAAAGACTCATTGGAGTTGTGCATTGAGCGGACCAATAAATATATAGCGGAGCATATTGAACTGGGTGTCAAGCACCAGAGACCGGTTGTTATTGAGGAGTTTGGAATGCCTCGTGACGGACGTAAGTATCAGTTGGATGTTCCAACAGAATGCCGTGATAGATATATGGAGAATGTGTTTGAGCAAGTGGTACTTAGTAGCCGTAATCAAGGAGTGTTGGCAGGTTGCAATTTCTGGGCATGGGGAGGACTTGGAAGACCTCATTCGGAACATATTTATTGGCAACCCGGAGATGCCTATTTGGGTGATCCGGCTCAAGAGGAACAAGGGTTAAACTCTGTTTTTGATACAGACTCCACTATACAATTAATATTGAAATATACTAATAAAATCGTGAAAGAGTAAGATGAGAAATCGTATAGATAAAATCTTTCTGTCTGTTTGGGGGCTATTTATGCCTCTGTATGCTTTGGGAGATGACTATGGAACTTTTTATGAAAAGTTTATAGACCCTCCAAAAGAATATAGGCCTGCACCTCTATATGTATGGAATACACAAGTAACTGCTGAACTGATAAATCATACAATGGAAGATTTGCATGAACAAGGTTTTGGAGGCGTTTTTGTGCATCCTCGTCCTGGATTAAAAAACGAGTATTTATCGGATGAGTGGTTTTCTCTTTTTCAGCATACATTAAATACTGGTAAAAAATTGGGAATGAATGTATGGGTTTATGATGAAAATACCTTTCCTAGTGGTTTTGCTGGTGGACATGTAAATGCAGAAATGCCAGAAAGTTATAATCAAGGAGGGAGCATTGTATTGTATCAGTATAATAAACTTCCAGAAAATATAGATAATCTTTATTTAATTTTAAAAGAAGAAGCTGGAAATTATGTGGATGTGACAGCAAATTTTTTGTCAGAGCGTAAAAAAAATGGAAAATATTATGTTTATGTAAAAAGTTTTGAGCCTCGAGTTGCTTGGCATGGAGGATACTCTTATGTAGATTTACTTTATCCTGGTGTTACACAGAAGTTCTTGGAAGTGACAGGAAAAGGGTATGAGAAAGTTGCATCCAAAGACTTTGGAAAATATTTGCCTGGCTGGTTTACTGATGAACCTCATGTTGGTCCTCCGGGAGGAGGAATACGTTGGACTCCCGATTTGTTTGATACTTTCTACAAGCGTTGGAAATATGATTTGAAGTCATATCTGCCTTCTTTATCATTGGATGTAGGCCCCTGGAAGCAGGTTCGTCATGATTATTATCAAACCTTGTTAGACCTGTTCATAGAACGCTGGGCTAAACCGTATTATGAATATTGCAGTGAGCGCGGATTGGCTCTTACCGGACATTATTGGGAACATGCCTGGCCTGAGATTACGTATGGACCGGACAATATGGCAATGTATGCTTGGCAACATGTGCCTGGTATTGACATGTTGATGAACCAATTTGATGAAGATGAACCTCAGGCTCAATTTGGAAATGTACGCTCTGTAAAAGAAGTTCGCAGTGTGGCTAATCAATTGGGACGCGAACGAATACTTTGTGAGACTTATGGCGCTTCAGGTTGGGAAGAACGTTTTGAGGATTTTAAAAGATTGGGAGATTGGCAAACTGTGTTGGGAGTTAATTTTATGAATCAACATCTCTCGCATCTCAGTTTGGCGGGTGACCGTAAATATGATTGTCCTCCTTCTTTCTCGGAACATTCCCCATGGTGGCGTCATTATAAAAACTTGAATGATCATTTTTCTCGTTTATCTGTTGCGATGTCTGTAGGTGAACAAATAAATGATATTTTAGTAATAGAGCCGACTACAACAATTTGGATGTATTATGTGACTTGGGCAAGTCGCCCTCAGTTGTGGAATATAGGACGTAGTTTCCAGCGTTTTGTTACTACATTGGAAAAGTCACAGTCCGAGTATGATTTGGGGTCGGAACAGGTTATTAGTGATTATGGGAGCATTTGCAATCATCGTTTTAAGGTTGGGCAACGAGAATATTCAACAGTGGTAATTCCTCCTTTAACTGAAAATTTGAACAAGAGGACTTTTGACCTTTTAAAAGAATTTGCAAAAGTTGGGGGTAAAATATTGGCATTTGCAATACCGACATTGGTAGACGGTTGCGAAAATCGAGAAATTGTTTCTTTTTTTCAAAAGAATAAGTCTGTAATAAGAGAGAAAGAACTTACACAAGAAGTTGTTGATAAATATTTGCTTCCCAAAGATTTTCGTATTGTATCCAATCAAGGGGGCAATCTTTTTCATCATCGTCGTAAAATGTCGGATGGAGAAGTTGTGCTATTGGTAAATTCCGATTTGAATGAATCGTCTAAAGGTATGGTACAGCTTGCCGGAGCCGGAGTTGTTGAACTCAATACATTCTCTGGTAAAGTTGTTGATTACCCGAACAGTCGTTCATCTGAGAATGTAAAGTTTGATTATGAGCTATCACCCGGTGGACACTTATTGGTTTATGTATTTGAAAAGAAACATCACTCTTATCAATCTTCACCGGTAACCACGCAGCGTGAATATATAATGCCCGTTTCTCCTTTGAAAATAAATCCGTTGGCAGATAATGTGCTTGTGGTTGATTTTTGTGATTTGGAGTTGGCGGATAGTGTGCATAAGGATATTCATATTTATGAAGCCGATCAGAAAGTATTCAAGCATTTTGGCTTTCCGGAAGGTAATCCGTGGGGAACAGCCATACAGTATAAGAAAAATATAGTAGAGCGTGATATAAATAAACATGAAGGCTTTAAACTGACCTATCATTTCCAGTTTGACAATTTGTTTAATGTATCAACTGCCGATTGGAAGATAGTTATAGAGCGATCCAATCTCTATTCTATCGCTATAAATGGAATTGAAGTAAGTAACCAAACAAATGAATGGTGGCTTGATCGTGATTTTTGTGTATTGCCGCTTGGAAAATATATTTGTAACGGTGTCAATTCGCTTACTTTATCCATTGATTCAATGAATTTGGATGCAGAGCCAGCTCCTATCTATGTATTGGGAGACTTTAAACTACTCTCAGCTGAGCATGGTTGGAAAATGGTAGGTTTGAACAATAAAATAGAATTGGGTAGTTGGAGAGTACAAGGCAGTCCTTTTTATGCAGATGCGGTTACTTATGAACAAAGCTTTCAGGTGCCTTATTGTGAAAATATGGGTTATGAAGTTCAATTAGGCAAATGGAATGGAACGGTTTCTGAGGTATTGGTTAATGGCGTTTCTGCCGGTATTATAGCATTTAAACCTTATACATTGGACGTATCGAAATTGATTCGACCGGGAATCAATCAGATATCGGTTAAAGTTGTGGGAAGTAATAAGAATTTGTTCGGTCCTTTTCATAATGAATCCTCTATAGGCTTCGTGACTCCTAATTTGTATAAAGGAACAGTAAATTATCCGGCAGGTAAAGATTATATGCAATTTGATTATGGTTTGTATGAACCTTTTTTATTGTTAAGTAAATCTAAATGAAATCATTAAATTTTTATTATATATGAAGACGCGTTATATGAGGGTTTTGTTGGGTATCCTATTGTCCATTGTTTCGTTCGCTCCGGTGAAGGGAAATGTTACTAACGTAGATTTTGCCCCTGCACATTGGATATGGTATCCGTCCGGACGTGTTTTGCAAAACACTTTTGTATTGTTTCGTAAAGAGTTTAATTTAGAAAAACAACCTAAACAAGCTATAGGTTGGATTTTAGCAGATAGTCGTTATCAACTTTTTGTAAATGGACATAGAGTTCAATGGGGACCTGCTCCTCATGATCCCCGTTGGCCTGAAGCAGATCCGGTTGATGTTACATCTTTATTGAAAGAAGGTAAAAATGTTATAGCCTGTCAAGTCCTATTTTATGGGATGGGCGAAGGCACATGGGCTATGGGAAAACCGGGACTTATTATGAATCTGGATGTTGATGGTGAAAAAATAGTAACCGATAACACTTGGAAAAGTTTCTTGGCTGATAGTTGGAAACCGGGACAGTATAAGAGAAGCTTCTTGAGAACATTGCAAGAGTGTTTTGACGCAAATAATTTCCCTTATGGTTGGGATACTGCTGATTTCCAGGAAAATGCAGATTGGATACCGGCGTCGGAATCACAAGCTTCAGCTGCTAAGCCATCGATTTGTGCTGGCTTTGCAGAATATCAGTGGGAAATTTATGGAAATCAGTCGACTACAGATATTCGCCAACGTTCGATTCCTATGATGAAAGAAAACAATGTATCTGTAGATAAATTGGTTGAAACAGCTTGGGTTACTTGGAAACGCCCATGTGAAGAGTATTTCGATATGTTAGTTCCTAATGCTTATGAAGCAGAATGGGCTGATTTGGCTCATAAGAAATCAAATGATGCGTGGGAAGTCAAAGACTCTTTGGGAAAAGCTGCTATATTGACATTTGATTTTAAAGAACAATCTGTTGGATGGCCTTATTTTACCATTGATGCTCCTGAAGGCACTATAGTAGAACTATTGGTACATGAGGCTCATCAACCGGGAGGACCTGTATTGTTGAATTCTCATTTTAATGCATGGAGCCGTTTTGTATGTAAAGAAGGAATTAATCATTTTGAAACTTTTGATTTTGAATCTTTACGTTGGTTACAACTTCATATTCGTAATAATTCAAGGTCTGTGACTGTTAGTAACGTTGGTATGCGACGCAGGCAGTACAATTTCCCTGTAGTTCCTCAGATTCATATGAAGGATGGTAAATTACAGAGATTGATGGATGCTGCGGTAAATACACTCTATAATTCAGCCCAAGAAACAGTTGTAGACGGTATGGCACGCGAACGTCAGCAATATAGTGGCGACGGAAGTCATCAGCTGCATGCTTTATACCAAGCTTTTGGAGAAAGTAGATTGCCTAAACGATTTATCCATACCTTTAGTCAAGGTATGACATTGGATGGTTACTTTTTGGATTGTTGGCCTGCTTTCGACCGTTTGGCGCGTATTATAGAACGTCAAATGCAGTTGACGGATTGGGGACCCATATTAGATCATGGTGTAGGCTTCTGTTTCGAGAATTATCATTATTATCAGTATACAGGTGATTTGGACGGGTTGAAGGAGTCTTATCCACGTTTATTGCGCTTCTTTGATTATCTAAAAGAGTTACGGGGCAATGATAAATTGTTGCCGGTTGAGAATATTGGTATTCCTTCAGTTTGGATTGATCATCAGGCATTCCGTCAACAGAAACATAAACAATGTGCTTTCAACTTGTATGTTTCGGCGATGTGTACGAGAGCATTGTTACCGTTATGTAATGCTTTTGGTGATGTAAATAAGTCTCGCGAGGTGAAAGAGTTTGGAGACTCTTTGTTGAAAGAAACGGTAGCGGCATTCTGGTCTTCTGATCAAAAAGCATTTGTTGATAACTTGCCTTGGGTAAGCGAAGATCAGGGTCAAACATACTATAGTGATAGGACATTAGCGTTGGCTATCCTTTTTGATATGTGTCCTAATGATGATGATACAGCGTGTGTCCGTTTGTTAGCTGATAAAAATAAGATAGGCGTTTCATATCCTTGTAATGCAATATGGGCTATGTGGGCGTTGGCTAAAGCCAATCGTATGGATATAATACTGAAGGATATGCGTGAATTGTGGGCTACAATGCCGTCTGTGACTATCAACAATACAATTCAAGAGTTTTGGCAGACGGAACCCGATTCATGGTCGCAATGGAGTCATTGCGCTGTTGGTCCATTGATTATTCTGTATCAAGGAATTGCAGGAATACGTCCATTGAAACCCGGATATGAGGAGTGTATGATTTCGCCCCAATTAGGAGATTTGACTGATGTTGAATTGGAAGTCCAAACTCCGGCGGGTGGAATACATTTTAAGACAGAAGGAAAATATGGAAAGAGAACATTGTTGCTTGATATACCTGCGGGAATAAAGGCTGTATTGAATTTGGATAGTCGTGAGAATGTAAAGCTGAAACCTTTGATATCAAATGATTCAGTAAAAGGCAAAAAGCAATATGAACTTATCGGAGGAAAAACTTATAAACTGAATTTGAAGTATATGTAATTTAATAAAATATATCACTGCTGGGCACTTAGTCCCAGCTGATTTTCAATTGTTTATAATTTAGTTCTTTGACATTTTTGTAATCGCAATCGGTAAGTATCTTTCTTACAGGTTTTTATCCAGTAGAGAGAAGCTCAAGATTTGTAGAATTTCGTAGATTGGACGGTTAATTTTCAATTTGTAAGCGACAATGGCAACTAGACAGTATGTTATGATGGCACAGTACACTTGTGTCTTGACTGCATTCATCGTGGTCCCCCAAAAAGATTTTACTCTCAGGTGTTGCTTTATCCATTTGAAAAATAGTTCCACCTGCCAACGGTTCTTGTATAGCAAAGCTATTTCCTCTGCTGAGAGTCCCATGTTGTTGGTGATGAACACAAATTCTCTGTCCAGTTCTTCATCGTAGTATTTAACCCGTCGGAGTTTGTCCGGATATGCTTTGAGCGATTTATACGTTTCAAGCATTCCAATTTGGTCACATTTTATTCCGGTTATTTTATCGACCTCATGGGAATACATTCTACGGAATCTCATATTATCCTTTGCACGTGTAACGAAGTAAGCACTGCTGGTGTGAAGCTTATGTAAACGAGTGAAGTCAACATATCCTTTATCCATGATATAGAAACTTTCCTTTTCATAGTTTAACTCGTCCAGCATGTTTACGTCATGTACTTTGGTGTTGGTTATCAGTACGATTGTCGGTATGGAGGTCTTTACATCATACAATGTATGAAGTTTGATGCCTCCTTTGTGTTTCCTAAATTCTGCCCACCAAAAAACATTCAGGCAAAGGTCTATGGTGGAGGAATCAAAGGCATAAACATCACCGTCAACTTTCACCTCAAAGTCATTTCTGTAGTAGCTGTTACGGGCTTCTGCAATCAAGGTATAGGCAAATTCTTCGTAGATACGATAATCCCTATTCCGGTTTGCTTTCCCTAGATTGGTACGGGTAACTGTTGAGCCGAGTCCCAAGTGATAGTACTTGTTCTTGTGCGCCTCAAGGCTAAGCATAAGGTCACGCATACTGTCCCGGGCGGTCAGTTGTCCGAAGATCATGCACAACATCTGATTCCAACAGGTGAATGTTCTGATTTTCTTATTCCCGGAATACTTCTCTACCAAGCGGTCAAAGACACGACGAGGAAGAAAATCTGTAAGTTGAGCGAAAATATATTTGCCTTGATTCATTGTTTCGAGCTTTTGGGCAAAGCTAAAACAACTTTTCAATTCAAATCGTCACGCTCCAAAAAGATACATAACTATGCGATTATCAAATATTTCAAAGAACGATGTTTAATTTAAAGTGCCCACTAGTGAAAATATATGGTTATGAAAAAAGTAAAAATTGGATTGTTAGGAACCGGACTTGATACATATTGGAACCAATTTGAAGGCTTGCATGATGCATTGTTAGCTTATCAGGAGAAGATTTGCTCAAAAATGGAAGTTGTAAATGACGTAGAGGTGGTAAATGTAGGATTGGTTGATAATGCGCAGAAATCCATCGAAGCAGCTGATAAATTAGTAAGCGAAGGAGTTGATATCGTCTTTTTATATATGTCAACTTATTGCTTGTCATCGACGGTTTTGCCTATAGCTCAGAGGGTTAATTGTCCTATTATTATATTGAATCTTCAACCGACTTCAGCAGTAGACTATGATTATATGAATAGTTTGCAAGATCGTGGTAAGATGACCGGTTATTGGTTGATGAACTGTCAGGCATGCTCTGCTCCGGAAATTATTTCTGTTTTGAAGAGAGCCGGTTTGCGCTTTGATTTAGTTTCGGGGTATTTGGATGATCCATTGGCTTGGAAAGAAATTTATGAATGGATTAATGCCGCTGTAGCATACCGTAAAATGTACGATAACCGATTGGGTATTTTAGGACATTACTATGGAGGTATGTTAGACGTATATACCGATGTAACCAAGCAGTCTGCTGTTTTTGGAACTCAGATTGAGATTTTGGAAATGTGTGAGCTTAAAGCTTTGCGTGATGCTGTAACAAAAGAAGAGATTGATGAAAAGATTGTAGAGTTCCGTAATGCTTTTAAAGTAGATGACAGATGTGATGATAAAGAACTTGTTCGGGCAGCTTGTACTTCTGTTGCTTTGGATAAGTTGGTGAAAGCTCATGATTTGGGCTCAATGGCATATT from the Bacteroides eggerthii genome contains:
- a CDS encoding RagB/SusD family nutrient uptake outer membrane protein, which encodes MKIRLLIALLIASVTITSCNDFLTEKEYDFIGPGLVGDSEDSKEYWLNGVYSTFNSGEYFLYGAFEQMWELDSDDVTGPAWAMSGIGAGVFTEFWGYNVTWTGPYNIIHRANQALLRVAEMGSLSEESKNDALGQLYFLRAFAYFQLVRAYGPCPIHETSVSEGDEPHKPRAAVSEVYAQIIKDLKMAETLMFSMKSQEHKPGRPASGAASLLLAKVYLTMASGAAPAGTEVTVLGGPAFKDENGTRVKIAKPAPITYAKSVVAGYEVFDSQEYFKLAKEKAYEVIQSGDYELFKTWGEIWKIENRNTKEHMFSLQSLSSDSSLGNSLAYNFIGLMNLTTMHRKEGGWFGLRSHWYELFEEQDARILEGVVHRWTGDPELETGQYRYYPEKHKDKVEAEDPTYGYKKEDVYFDFDQNAIARLTKFFCTSDPTQRYGDFPYPWLRYAEAFLIFAEAENELNGPTSDAYAELNKIRRRSNASDAPANMNKTEFRSFVLEERRRELALEGNRRWDLVRWGIYLPVMNDIDIDENNVIKRRESRSLLFPIPVGEIDSNDAILENNPGW
- a CDS encoding glycan-binding surface protein, which translates into the protein MKSKFCSFMILCALLFVACDNDTDNMAQPQVMKITSTTDLETSLSACNLGDWVVVHGEGLDNVTSINVNGVELNIRDVFREANRITLQIPRELPEGEPTNKIRVNVAGLVAETDLAVSIPDLIVTGLDNEWAVAGETVKVCGNNFDLYDVTADAGEVFFGDVKAEITETQATFVTVVVPNGVSNKSQIKVVSKKSTVIAPVLYRDDTNLFEGFEGGFGWAGTDNLVTDGSREGDIAPCNGKYFYMNEVLHANWYIFIANAVMWPKEMWENPENWCMKFEMFTQKPFSGNYFQFDQTHYLWKPEEHGVTNTHGKWQTMVLEMTDVLFEGYTQNPEAAFLFQISLHGGNAETVDIGLDNFRLYRKN
- a CDS encoding glycosyl hydrolase, encoding MRNRIDKIFLSVWGLFMPLYALGDDYGTFYEKFIDPPKEYRPAPLYVWNTQVTAELINHTMEDLHEQGFGGVFVHPRPGLKNEYLSDEWFSLFQHTLNTGKKLGMNVWVYDENTFPSGFAGGHVNAEMPESYNQGGSIVLYQYNKLPENIDNLYLILKEEAGNYVDVTANFLSERKKNGKYYVYVKSFEPRVAWHGGYSYVDLLYPGVTQKFLEVTGKGYEKVASKDFGKYLPGWFTDEPHVGPPGGGIRWTPDLFDTFYKRWKYDLKSYLPSLSLDVGPWKQVRHDYYQTLLDLFIERWAKPYYEYCSERGLALTGHYWEHAWPEITYGPDNMAMYAWQHVPGIDMLMNQFDEDEPQAQFGNVRSVKEVRSVANQLGRERILCETYGASGWEERFEDFKRLGDWQTVLGVNFMNQHLSHLSLAGDRKYDCPPSFSEHSPWWRHYKNLNDHFSRLSVAMSVGEQINDILVIEPTTTIWMYYVTWASRPQLWNIGRSFQRFVTTLEKSQSEYDLGSEQVISDYGSICNHRFKVGQREYSTVVIPPLTENLNKRTFDLLKEFAKVGGKILAFAIPTLVDGCENREIVSFFQKNKSVIREKELTQEVVDKYLLPKDFRIVSNQGGNLFHHRRKMSDGEVVLLVNSDLNESSKGMVQLAGAGVVELNTFSGKVVDYPNSRSSENVKFDYELSPGGHLLVYVFEKKHHSYQSSPVTTQREYIMPVSPLKINPLADNVLVVDFCDLELADSVHKDIHIYEADQKVFKHFGFPEGNPWGTAIQYKKNIVERDINKHEGFKLTYHFQFDNLFNVSTADWKIVIERSNLYSIAINGIEVSNQTNEWWLDRDFCVLPLGKYICNGVNSLTLSIDSMNLDAEPAPIYVLGDFKLLSAEHGWKMVGLNNKIELGSWRVQGSPFYADAVTYEQSFQVPYCENMGYEVQLGKWNGTVSEVLVNGVSAGIIAFKPYTLDVSKLIRPGINQISVKVVGSNKNLFGPFHNESSIGFVTPNLYKGTVNYPAGKDYMQFDYGLYEPFLLLSKSK
- a CDS encoding glycoside hydrolase 5 family protein, whose amino-acid sequence is MHRFRFLILFFSFVLVLHSCSNTEDKFVRINNSHFEVNGKPYYFVGTNFWYGAILASQGEGGDRERLVQELDYLDSIGINNLRILIGADGQDGTLTKVMPTLQKLPGVYNDTIFDGLDFLLAEMGKREMYAVLYFTNSWEWSGGYGQYLEWTGHGVAPIPSKDGWNTYIDYVSQYATCDECTELLKKHITNVVNRVNSYTGEKYIDDPTIFSWQICNEPHAFGDENKEAFENWMTEVAKHIRSLDPNHLISSGSEGIAGSEFDKSLYERIHTKSDIDYFTLHIWPLNWGWVDGSNMKDSLELCIERTNKYIAEHIELGVKHQRPVVIEEFGMPRDGRKYQLDVPTECRDRYMENVFEQVVLSSRNQGVLAGCNFWAWGGLGRPHSEHIYWQPGDAYLGDPAQEEQGLNSVFDTDSTIQLILKYTNKIVKE